A region of Carassius gibelio isolate Cgi1373 ecotype wild population from Czech Republic chromosome B11, carGib1.2-hapl.c, whole genome shotgun sequence DNA encodes the following proteins:
- the fam174c gene encoding protein FAM174C isoform X2: MMRLRLLPLVLTLWAVSFADDTNSKTNATKPTTNKNTSSINNVTEESQKNAATTTNSNVGNGLDGAMINRALYVLIGITAIGVLYFIVRAVRLKKTGVQRKKYGLLSSYDDTMEMAHLESDEDDTTVYEAKSLRR, encoded by the exons ATGATGCGTTTAAGACTGCTACCTCTGGTTTTGACTTTGTGGGCTGTTTCTTTCGCCGATGACACGAACAGTAAGACCAACGCCACTAAACCCACCACAAACAAGAACACTTCCAGCATCAATAACGTTACAGAAGAGTCTCAGAAAAATGCTGCCACCACCACCAACTCAAACGTGGGCAACGGTCTGGACGGCGCTATGATAAACAGGGCTCTGTATGTTCTGATCGGGATCACAGCCATCGGAGTTCTCTATTTCATAGTGAGAGCTGTCCG TCTGAAGAAAACTGGTGTTCAGAGAAAGAAATACGGGCTCCTGTCAAGCTATGATGACACAATGGAAATGGCCCACCTAGAAAGCGACGAGGATGACACCACTGTTTATGAAGCCAAATCTTTGAGAAGGTAG
- the fam174c gene encoding protein FAM174C isoform X1, with protein sequence MMRLRLLPLVLTLWAVSFADDTNSKTNATKPTTNKNTSSINNVTEESQKNAATTTNSNVGNGLDGAMINRALYVLIGITAIGVLYFIVRAVRLKKTGVQRKKYGLLSSYDDTMEMAHLESDEDDTTVYEAKSLRR encoded by the exons ATGATGCGTTTAAGACTGCTACCTCTGGTTTTGACTTTGTGGGCTGTTTCTTTCGCCGATGACACGAACAGTAAGACCAACGCCACTAAACCCACCACAAACAAGAACACTTCCAGCATCAATAACGTTACAGAAGAGTCTCAGAAAAATGCTGCCACCACCACCAACTCAAACGTGGGCAACGGTCTGGACGGCGCTATGATAAACAGGGCTCTGTATGTTCTGATCGGGATCACAGCCATCGGAGTTCTCTATTTCATAGTGAGAGCTGTCCG TCTGAAGAAAACTGGTGTTCAGAGAAAGAAATACGGGCTCCTGTCAAGCTATGATGACACAATGGAAATGGCCCACCTAGAAAGCGACGAGGATGACACCACTGTTTATGAAGCCAAATCTTTGAGAAG ATGA